A stretch of Bradyrhizobium sp. CCBAU 53338 DNA encodes these proteins:
- a CDS encoding biotin transporter BioY, with protein MWPTRPGEAVSAVRAFVLIAIGTALMTLSAKVNLPLPYVPMTLQTLVVLVIGAGYGWRLGSATMIAYLAEGAVGLPVFAGPVGGIAPLVGPTAGYLYGFVAAAFVTGWLAERGWDRNVMLLFAAMAVGHVVIFIGGFGWLAYGIGLGATKAWAVGVTPFILASVIKNALGAALMPAARRIVDRRG; from the coding sequence ATGTGGCCGACCCGACCCGGCGAAGCCGTCAGCGCAGTTCGCGCTTTCGTGCTGATCGCGATCGGCACCGCGCTGATGACATTGTCCGCCAAGGTGAACCTGCCGCTGCCTTATGTGCCGATGACGTTGCAGACGCTCGTCGTGCTGGTGATCGGCGCCGGCTATGGCTGGCGTCTTGGCAGCGCAACCATGATTGCCTACCTCGCCGAAGGTGCGGTGGGGCTGCCGGTGTTCGCGGGCCCGGTCGGTGGAATTGCACCGCTGGTCGGCCCGACCGCGGGTTATCTCTACGGCTTCGTGGCCGCCGCTTTCGTCACCGGCTGGCTCGCCGAACGCGGCTGGGATCGCAACGTCATGCTGTTGTTTGCGGCGATGGCGGTCGGCCACGTCGTTATTTTCATCGGCGGTTTCGGTTGGCTGGCCTATGGCATCGGCCTCGGCGCGACCAAGGCTTGGGCCGTCGGCGTTACGCCGTTCATCCTCGCCTCCGTCATCAAGAATGCGCTCGGGGCGGCGCTAATGCCGGCTGCGCGTCGGATCGTCGACAGACGCGGCTAG